One region of Macadamia integrifolia cultivar HAES 741 chromosome 11, SCU_Mint_v3, whole genome shotgun sequence genomic DNA includes:
- the LOC122094043 gene encoding putative disease resistance protein RGA3: MASRLTRADIVVSPTVQAILNKLDDPLLLQDFGSMWCVERELYKLYCIMERIKTILEVVENKQRKDGLMKHFLEDLRSLVYYIDDVLDEFLTEIRKLRDDRIQSKNRNQVPSYLSFSLNENHMLSRKDIGPFVNKINEELAVIEEKLVKHYFQGQTELIQHEMFTRVQAFPSGDRSRIVGSIVDQNHVFGRKDDLCYVSDMLLSDQYDGRGSVSVVSIVAMGGMGKTTLAQLLYNHNGVINHFEVRVWVSVSDQFDVVRLSGEILTSATRQSVPHFEQLDPLQRGLEDAVRGKRILIVLDDVWNEKHADWEKLFVPFRVASKGSRILVTTRSDKVSFALNAIATHYLRALCDEDATLLFKDRAFIDPIMNANSTFEAIGNEILKKCDGLPLAINTLARLLQGKQDQNQWKFILESEMWDIGKDDIFLALSLSYHHLPPHLKQCFAYCSLFPKDSEFTKETLVSLWVAGGFIQTKQLDKMEDIGRQYFDDLLHRSFFQSSSCDGFMMHNLMHDLACLVSAGVYFRPEDNISYHICENVRHMFLANLDFDLAENRSYRFKRLSSFLFICERMNMQGHHILNMLIAEFKCLRVLVLDAFWINSLPYSIGNLKHLRFFRISSDTIEKLPESICALYNLQVLDVVNCRKLIELPEDIFNLVNLQRLRMEDKWWDVERRPKKMGKLKCLKEIPFFHVGLDVGHGISELKELVNLEGTLGIESLEFLMDIREAKDASLKNKQKIDKLWLEWGCSRREKPYNFCFSEWKHPYYKSWEDVLSHFKHWEDVLEVLEPHKGLKVLEIMDFPGLCFPTWMTTNITRYSKLVTVKLYRVESESLPPLGQLPCLETLKISCSHKNKIRQLTAVFYGNIGGRKGFQKLKSLTFGDMDSLQEWCEAEGGEFPCLQSLHISGCPKLRRLPRLLPSTERLTFDITSCHSLTSLDCGLNTSLKELHVSNCDGIRSLAEDLYRFTSLQRINISYCSQLEVLFSDECLISSVLEDLRISYCEMLKTLPKGLCRSNSLKTFEIDHCPQLSLLFSDAKEEGPSSALESFHLLGLDELRSFSRISINYPK; encoded by the coding sequence ATGGCAAGCAGACTCACAAGAGCTGACATCGTTGTCTCTCCCACAGTTCAGGCAATTTTGAATAAATTGGATGACCCTTTGCTGTTACAGGACTTTGGATCAATGTGGTGTGTGGAGAGAGAGTTGTACAAGCTATATTGTATCATGGAAAGAATCaaaacaattcttgaggtaGTGGAGAACAAGCAAAGGAAAGATGGGCTTATGAAACACTTCCTCGAAGATCTTAGAAGTTTGGTTTACTACATCGATGACGTGCTTGACGAGTTCCTCACAGAAATTCGCAAGCTACGAGATGACAGAATCCAAAGCAAAAACAGGAATCAGGTGCCCTcttacctttctttttctttgaatgAGAATCATATGTTAAGTCGGAAAGATATTGGTCCTTTCGTAAATAAAATTAACGAGGAACTAGCTGTCATTGAGGAGAAACTTGTAAAGCATTACTTTCAAGGACAGACTGAACTAATTCAGCATGAAATGTTCACTAGAGTACAAGCTTTTCCATCTGGAGACAGGAGCCGTATTGTTGGTTCAATAGTTGatcaaaatcatgtttttggAAGAAAAGATGATTTATGTTATGTATCAGACATGTTGTTATCTGATCAGTATGATGGAAGGGGTAGTGTTTCTGTGGTTTCCATTGTTGCCATGGGGGGAATGGGCAAGACGACACTTGCTCAGCTTCTCTACAATCACAATGGTGTAATAAATCATTTTGAAGTTAGAGTGTGGGTCTCTGTCTCTGATCAGTTTGATGTTGTCAGACTAAGTGGGGAAATTCTAACTTCAGCAACTAGGCAATCTGTTCCACATTTTGAACAGTTAGACCCACTTCAGCGTGGACTTGAAGACGCTGTAAGAGGGAAGAGAATTTTAATTGTGTTGGACGATGTGTGGAATGAAAAACATGCTGATTGGGAGAAGCTATTCGTTCCTTTTAGGGTTGCAAGTAAAGGAAGTAGAATCTTAGTAACCACTAGGAGTGATAAAGTTTCATTTGCCTTGAATGCGATTGCAACTCATTATTTGAGAGCTTTATGTGATGAAGATGCTACGTTATTGTTCAAAGATCGTGCTTTTATTGATCCCATTATGAatgcaaactccaccttcgaaGCCATTGGCAATGAAATTCTTAAAAAGTGTGATGGGTTACCTTTGGCAATTAATACACTTGCAAGGCTTCTTCAAGGTAAACAAGATCAAAATCAATGGAAATTTATCTTGGAATCTGAGATGTGGGACATAGGAAAAGATGATATTTTTCTGGCTCTAAGTTTGAGTTATCATCACCTCCCGCCACATCTAAAACAATGTTTTGCATACTGTTCTTTATTTCCAAAGGATTCTGAATTTACAAAGGAAACTTTAGTTTCACTTTGGGTTGCAGGAGGCTTCATTCAAACTAAACAATTAGATAAAATGGAAGACATTGGACGacaatattttgatgatttgcTGCATAGGTCTTTCTTCCAGTCCAGTTCATGTGATGGATTTATGATGCATAATCTCATGCATGATTTGGCATGCTTAGTTTCAGCTGGTGTGTATTTCAGACCGGAGGATAATATTTCATATCACATTTGTGAAAATGTTCGACATATGTTTTTGGCTAATCTTGACTTTGATCTAGCAGAAAATAGGTCATACAGATTCAAGAGGTTATCATCATTTCTATTTATATGTGAAAGAATGAACATGCAAGGACATCATATTCTTAATATGTTGATTGCAGAATTCAAATGCTTACGTGTGTTGGTTCTTGATGCTTTTTGGATCAACTCTTTGCCCTATTCCATTGGCAATCTGAAGCATCTACGATTCTTTCGTATCAGCAGTGATACAATAGAAAAGTTACCTGAGTCAATATGTGCACTCTACAATTTGCAGGTATTGGATGTAGTGAATTGTAGAAAGCTTATTGAGTTACCTGAAGACATATTCAACCTAGTCAATCTCCAACGCCTACGGATGGAGGACAAATGGTGGGATGTTGAAAGGAGgccaaaaaaaatgggaaaattaaaATGTCTTAAAGAAATTCCCTTTTTCCATGTGGGCCTAGATGTAGGCCATGGAATAAGTGAACTAAAAGAATTGGTAAATCTCGAAGGAACCCTCGGCATTGAAAGTCTAGAGTTTTTAATGGATATCAGAGAAGCCAAGGATGCCTCTCTAAAGAACAAGCAGAAAATTGACAAGTTGTGGTTGGAATGGGGTTGTTCTAGGAGGGAGAAACcatataatttttgttttagtGAATGGAAGCATCCGTATTACAAATCTTGGGAAGATGTACTTTCTCACTTCAAGCACTGGGAAGATGTACTTGAAGTTCTAGAACCTCACAAAGGGTTGAAGGTTCTTGAAATTATGGACTTCCCTGGTTTATGCTTTCCAACTTGGATGACAACAAATATAACGAGATACAGCAAGCTTGTCACAGTGAAACTTTATAGAGTTGAGAGTGAGTCACTTCCGCCTTTGGGACAGCTGCCTTGTTTAGAAACCCTCAAGATCTCATGctctcataaaaataaaatcagacaATTGACTGCTGTGTTCTATGGTAATATTGGTGGTAGGAAGGGGTTTCAAAAGCTGAAATCCTTGACATTTGGTGATATGGATAGTCTGCAGGAATGGTGTGAAGCGGAAGGTGGTGAATTCCCTTGCCTCCAGAGCCTTCATATAAGCGGTTGCCCCAAGCTAAGGAGACTGCCTCGACTTCTCCCTAGTACAGAACGATTGACTTTTGATATCACATCTTGCCATAGTTTAACATCGTTGGACTGTGGACTAAATACCTCTCTTAAAGAGTTGCATGTCagtaattgtgatggtattagATCATTGGCTGAAGACCTGTACAGATTCACCTCATTGCAGAGAATTAATATCTCATATTGTTCTCAACTGGAGGTGTTGTTTTCAGATGAATGTCTAATCTCATCCGTGCTTGAAGATTTAAGGATCTCTTATTGTGAAATGCTTAAAACACTGCCAAAGGGATTGTGCAGAAGTAACTCACTGAAAACATTTGAGATTGACCATTGTCCTCAACTCTCGCTGTTGTTTTCTGATGCAAAAGAAGAGGGTCCATCGTCAGCTCTTGAAAGTTTTCACCTTTTGGGACTTGATGAGTTGAGATCCTTTTCAAGGATCTCCATCAATTATCCTAAATAA